The Solibacillus sp. FSL R7-0668 genome includes the window CTGCACGCTGAAGTGCTGTTAAATTGGCCATTTCAACACGAGCAGCTTCTGCATAGTCAATCGCTTGCGTTACTTGCTCAGCTGTCGCTTGTGGAATTTGAGCGAGTAGCTCTTTTGTATGTGGAGAGTAAAGGTCAGCAAATTGCTGTCCTTCTACCCATTCACCATTCATGTATAATTGTTTTTGCATAAAACTTATCCCTCCTGTTGTTCAATTTTTGAATATGGATTGTTACGTTGATCTTTTGTAAATGTACCGTCTACTTCACCGCGGAAGAAATCGCGACCATAAATTAATAAGCATAGAATAATCCCTACTGCGAAGCCCCATGCTGCACCTTTAATACAAAGCACTGCTGCAATAATGCCCCCAATACCTAAATCTGTTTGGCTACGTGCCTCTAAAATACCTACTTTTACACTTACATAACCTTGAATTAACATTGTTAGCGCTAATGCGACACCTAAAATCGGCTCTACTAAACCAACAATTGGTAATAATAATAGCCCAGTATTTGTACCCCAACGGAATGAGCCAACACCCCCGAAGAAGGAATCCATTGCTTTACGACCCTTTTTGTAACGTTCAATCATGACAACTTGCATTGCTGACCAAGTAGGACCACACATCGTTACATCCGGACCTAAAATACTCATGAATCCATTACGTAAACCAAAAATTAAATGTGCACGGCTTGGTGAATATTCTACTTTTTCATCTGGACGCTTCGACGCGCCGTCTTCTACTAATACTTTATTTTGTAAGACATCTCCAAATAATACGATGTATGTTGCTAATACTGTTGGGAGCGCTGTCACAAACATCATAACTGGCGGGAAGCCTAGACCGAATACTGTGTACTCATTCCATAACGTCATAAAGTCTGGAGATGAGAAGCCCCATTCAATTTTTGGCCATGGTGCTTCACCAAAAATCGGTGCAACTACTACTGCAATAATAATTACTGGGAAGATACCTAGCTTGGCAACCGTTCCCCAAAACATATTTCGTTTTTGAAAATTAACGAAATGTTTCGAGAATAATAAATAAAACCCGATACCAATTGCGATAGAAATTGTCCATGGAAAGGAATCAAAACGCCCACCAACCTGGAACACACTAATAACAGCTGCAATACCTGCCCCCATAATAACTCCTGTTTTTAACGCTGATGGGATTAAGCTTACTACTTTTGCCGCTAGCCCTGTTGCACCTAATATCAAACTCAATATACCAAGCGTTAACTGAAAGGCGATGAGTGAATGTACACGCTCTGGTCCTTCTGGAAACTGCTCACAATATAAAATAATTAATGGAATGGCAGGTGTAATCCAACCTGGCACTGCTGGATCCCCAAGTAAATGGTGTAGCAAATAAAATAATCCGTTTAATACAACAATCGCTAAAGCTACTTCAAATGGCATTCCTAGTAGTGCTGTTAATAATGGAATGGCAGATAAATCTACCGCACACATTAATAATCCTTGCACATAATCTGGCCATTCAAATCGATAGTGAATAAATGGAATTCTAATTTTAAATGGCCCAGCTGGAATATATGGAGATTCCTCTCCGTACTTTCGTTTTTTCCACAACATACTTTTTCCCCCAATCACCTTGTGAAATAATTTTGTTAGAAATACTATTCAACTATATGAATACGTAGTCATTTAAAAATAAAGTTTAATCCCAAGATGGACAGCCCCTAACTTTGTTCATCTTTCAGGCTTCAAAAAACTAATTTCTTGTATATAAACGAAATGGTTACGTATTCATTTTATAGAAAAATAAATAAAGCAACTTTTTATAAGTGCTTTATTATTTCGTCGTACTTCTTGGAAAAACTTTAACAGATTCAGTAATACTATTGCAAGATTTTTTTTTATTTTCTATTAATTTAATTAATTCTTCAATAGCAAGTAAACCTAAATTACGCTCTGAAATGCTTCCTACTGTTGTTAATTGAATACTGCCATATTGGCTTAATTCAACATTATCAATACCAACAATACTTAATGTTTCTGGAACAGCAATGCCTAATTTTGTCGCATAATCTAAAATATTTAATGCAATCGAATCAGAGCCTGTACTAATTGCAGTTGGCTTATTTTCCAAAGCCATTAATTTCTCAAGCGCTTCAAAACAACACTTTTTTGAAGTATCTGTTTGAATAATATATTCCTGTGGAAGCTGAATCTCATAATCATTACACGCCTTTAAAAATCCCTCATACCGATATTTAAAGGTACTTACTTCTAGCGGTCCCCCTACCCATGCTAACTGTGTATGTTTTTGATCAATTAAATGTTTCGCCGATAAATATCCCGCTTCAAAATTATCAATTTCAACAAATTGTTCATTTTTTTTATGCTTGCGGTTATATGTTATGAATGGGATATTCATATCTTTTAAACGATCAAATATTGGATCATCATACAAAATACACGAAAGAATAATCCCATCTACTTTTGTAGCAATTGCTGTTGCATATGCCTCATTCAGATTTTTGTCATTTACGAATTGTACATTTACTTTATAGCCATGATCTGTTGCATAATTGACAATAGCTGTTGTAGTATCCACGAAAAATGGATTATGTAAAGGACCCGATAATAACGCAATTGTTTTCGTTCGTTGCTGAACAAGTGACCGCGCATTTGCATCTGGTATATAATTTAACTCTTCAATTGCCTTTAATACTTTATCTAATGTAGGCTTTTTTACTCGCTCTGGCGTATTAAGCACACGCGATACGGTCGTCTGCGAAACCCCAGCATACTTTGCAACATCTTTTGATGAAACCATTTTCTCACCCCTTTTTACTTCACTAATCATATTTTTTATAGTTAGATTACATTGACAAACTTATACTTCCTTACCTACTAAAAAATCTCATTCAAAAATCTATTGTTTCTTTATTATAATCGATTGCATTGTTTTGACGAAAGCAATAGTTTCATATACTACTTAAGAACACTGTTACCGTCGATAATCTCACTAGAAACTTTTACACAACAGAATAAATTTAAAAGCTTTTTTAAAAGTATAGGGAAAACCCTTATTGATAGCCGTTAGAAAATTGCGAGATAATGGTCATGTAAAACGAAAATAACATGACAGGTGTGAGTGTACATAGTGATGAAACGTTTTGATGACATTCAACCACTAGCTCAAGATTATCGATCCCAACTAAGCCCTAATGAATCTGAATTAACGATTAAAATCTTAGACGACTATGAAGAACTCCTCCAGTTATTCAAACAAAAGAATGAGATGATTAATCAAATTTGGGATTTCCAAGAGAACGAAAAGCATCAATTGGCTCAAGAAACATTGGATCCTCTCGAACAAATTTTATACAGCTCCTTATTAGGAATCCGTACATTAAATCAGGAAGCCCAATCCGAATCTGCAAAGAAGTATTTAGCTTCACTAAAAGTAGAAATTGAAAAACAATTACTTCAGTTAAAAGAAGCTTCCATTCGTGTCTATCCCATATGTATGCAGGATTTGGGACCTTACGGGGCTATTAAATCTTACTATGAACTACTCAAAGACAATCATAACCTAACGATCGACATTGACTTTAAAGGAACACTTAAAAGACAGCCCCTTAATATAGAAAATAAAATTTATCGATTCATTCAGCATTTGATTCAATTGATTGATAACCTTCAAACCGTTGTCTCATTAACGATCACGATTAATGAACAAGAAGAACAAATCGTAACCTCATTTGAAGGACAGGCTTTAGCACAACAGCTGAACCATTCATCCAATTATCAACTGTTTAAAGAATTAATAGACAGCATCGAAAATGTAGAGATTGTAGAAAAAGATGACACTACAGTTAATCTGGTTCTTGAAACAATCAATTAGCCAACATGAACAAAAAAACTCCTTTGTAGAAGACTGAGACCGATGTCTTCTACAAAAGAGTATTGTCTTACGCGAATCGTGCATTTTCAACTTTTTCATCCACATTTCTCGGGACGAAAATTTCGAGCGTTGTTCCTTCATTTGCTTTAGAATAAAACTTCGCAGAACCACCTACCCCTTCTGCTCGCTCCTTAATACTGTATAAACCAATCCCTTTTCGCTGTGCGTTTTTTAAATAATCTTCTACGCAAAATCCGATACCATTATCTTTAATTGTCAAATTCACTGAATCCTCATCCATCTTGATCGATACAAAGACTTCGCTTGCATTCGCGTATTTCGCTGTATTATTCAGCGCTTCCTGGCAAATTCGGTAAAGCGCGGTTTCAGCTTCTGGCTTTAATCTCCCGATGCCCTTATTGATTTCAAAATGAACGGAAATATTGTGAATCTGTTTGTATGTTTCGAGATAGGACCTCACCGCTGGAATAAACCCTAAATCATCCAATGTGCTTGGTCTTAATGAACGGGCAATTTCTTTTACTTCCTTCATCGCCTCTTGTGTCATCAGCTTTGTCGTTTGTAGGATTTCTTCATTTTTATCTGCGGATTGCTCTTTCTTTACCGTATTTAGCGTAACTAAAATACTAAATAGCGATTGGCCGATACTATCATGGAGCTCCCTCGATACACGCTTTCTTTCCTCTTCATGTGCTTCAAACACTTGTCTGGATAAACTTTTTTCAGCCTCATATAACTTCAGCTCAGCTTCCATCTGCTGCTTTTCTGCATTTTCTTTATCAGTTAATATTTGCTGAATTTCAGGGAAATAAATCGCCCGATAAATATAAATATAGCCAATAAATTTGAAACAGTGCCCCAATAGGTTTTCAATCGCATACACATGCGTATACAGGGTAAAGAACAGCTCTCCCACCATCATGATAAATAAGGCAAATATCATGCGTAACAAATCGAGGGCTGGTTGCAACGATTTGATATATCTTATCAATAAAGTCATAAATGTAATAAAAATCGTCGCACTTATTACATACTCCAACGATACTTTAAGCCCTGTAACCCCTTGTTCATTAAGTAAAACTGGTAGTTTTTCAGGCACTAGAAGAATCGTCGTTGTACAAATACTAACAAATAGGATAGTTCCCCAAAGACCCGCACCACGTTTAATAAATAGCATTTGGTTTGGTCTAAAAACAAACAGAGCAGTACCAACACTTTCGATTAATCGTGCAACAATCCAAAACCATGTGGCACGAGTAGCAGAAAACTCATCGTCGAGAAAAGGCATTCCCTTATAAGTAAATGTATGGGCTAAATCAAAGCAACCTACCGCTAAAAACACTAACCCAATAAAATATTGTGATTTCAATCGATGGGTAGAATAAGTAATCCACGCCTGTACAAATAAAGAAAAAGAAACAAATATACTAAATAGCTCAAGCAATGTATGTAGTAATAAAAAATGAGTATCTACATCACCAGATATGTGTGCCATTTGAAAGCGGAACAGCAAAAGTAATGCAAAAATTGCGACAATGATAAATTTAATTTCCTGTTTCCTTAAAGCTGCCATTTGCCTGTGCTCCCTTAATCAAACTCTAAATAGCCATTTTTCACTGCAAATTCCACCAAATCTGGACGTGTTTTCAGCTGTAATTTATCCATAATTTTGGATCTATGGGATTCAATCGTTTTTACGGATAGAAACAGCTTTTCTCCTATTTCCCGATTGGTATAGCCTTTAGCCAAATAAGATAAGACCTCTTGTTCACGACCCGTTAGCTTTTGCAAATCGCTGTCATCGTCAACAGATTTCTTCATATATTCTTCTAATAATAGCTTTGTCGCATTCGGATATAAGTAAGCTTCTCCGCGGTATACCGTCCGTATCGCTTCTAATAAATCATTTTCATGATAGCTTTTTAATAAGTAACTAGATGCTCCTGCCTGCAATGCGTGGAAGAGATATTCCTTCCCTTCATGCATCGTTAAAACAATAATCTTCACCTGATTATTCGCTTCATTAATTTGCTTCGTTGCAACAAGACCGCTCTTTTTGGGCATATTTAAGTCCATAATAATAACATCTGGGCTTTTTTCTAATGCTTTATGAACGGCTTCTTCTCCGTTCTCAGCCTCATCGATTACCTTCATATCTGTTTGACTATTAATCATATGTTTTATTCCCGAGCGTACAATGGCATGATCGTCGGCAAGTAATACTGAAATCATACTTGCACCTCCCCAATTAGAATCTTTAAAAATACTATACCATATTCTTCACATATATTGGTTAAACACAGGGACTTTTGATTAATTTTACAGGTTAGGGTGAATAGCCCACCCAATCTAGGTAATGAACGAGTAAAGTATAGGGATTTTTATATTTACACTTAGGGCTTTCCCTTATAGTGATTATTCACATTTATTGTAATAATAGTACATAAGAACACTTCGTCTAATTCATAACTTTTTTGAAAAGGGGTAAAAATGATGATTACAGTTGAGAAATCCTTATTTGAAAATCAATCCGCGATTATCCATATGATTTCATCTGGTATGCCATTAACTAAAATCCTAACATTCATTATAAATAGTATCGAAAATTCATGCGATTCTTGTAGCCTATATGGGTCCATCATGTTATACAATCCCACACTCAATCAATTAGGTGAAACAGTAAGCTCCTCTCTTCCTACAAACTTTATCAAATCTATGGAGCCCGTAGAAGTAAGTCCTTATGGTGGTTCTTGTGGCGCTGCTGCCTATTTAAAGCAACCCGTTATCGTATCAGATATCGAAACGAATCCGATTTTAGAAAAATATCGAAACACTGCCATTGTTCATGGTTTTCGCGCTTGTTTTTCAATCCCTCTTCTCTCTCCAAATAAAGAATTATTAGGTACAATCGCCTTGTATAGTAGAGAGCTAGGCAATCCAGATGAAAAAACATTATGTACTACCCATTTTTATAGCAAACTCGCTTCAATGGCAATTGAAAGTTCTAATGGAAAGTTCAATATATTGAAGTCTTCTATTTAAAAGAACTGCGAGAATTTAAAAAGCCTTGATTCATAATCGAATCGAGGCTTTAGTCATTTTAGGGTTCTATTTATTTTATTCTTACAAAAGAAATTACTTAGCTAAACATAAAATTGTTGGTATCAATCATTTTAATTTAATCCCCAACCTCACCATATCCCGACATTGAATCCCATTTTCAAAAATCGGCTCATCATAATTGTCGATGAAATAATCATGATGAATTTCTTTCATACGGAATCCACACTTCTGATAAAGCGCTAACTGCTGAATACTAGAGTTACCCGTCCCAAGCTCCATTGACTGCATTCTCCGCATTTTAGCCACTTCAATTGCACGCAAAACTAACGCCTTCCCCAGTCCTTTTCCTTGATGAGACTCAGCGACCGCCACGTTCATCAGCTCTGCTTTACCTGGAGCAATTTCCAGCAAAACAAATACACCTATTAAATCCTCGTTTTCAACTGCTACATACACCTCACTTTTATGAATATACTTTTCGACACTTTGCTCTGATGGATCAGCTAAAAGCAGTAAGTCCATAGGAAGCTTTTCACCTTTCTTAAGCTGCCGAATCATCCATTCTATGTTCCTTGGCTTGGCATGTTCATTTGTTTCCTTTACGTTTTGTTTTAACTTATCAAATTGGCTTTCTTCCATCTTAAGCACCTCTACTTTTTTTAAATTTAATGGACCGATTTTTCGGGTTAATTGTGCGCTCGATATAGCCTTGATTTTCCAGCTTATTAAGCAATTGACTAACTGCACTTGTTGAAACCTGCAAATGCTGCGCGAGATTGGTTGATAAAGTAATGCCCGTTCGAATCAATTCGAGATTAAATACTTACTTCGTTATTAATAAAGGGTGGCGAAATAAATTGCGATTTAATTTTGGTAGCTGTCAGAGCTCATACATAAAGAAAGACTTAGACATAGTTGGAAAATTAGCTGCAAATAATTCCCCTTTTTCATCATACAGACCATTTTCAATCCCGCCCCTTATTTTTATATCATAAAGCCCTCGTATGCGTATCACCGGTAATCAAGTGGTTATTTATGGGTGCCTTCCAGAAGTTTCGTAACTTTTGAAGCCATTTATTTCATAGTTACTTCAATGGTTTTTAGAGAATAAATATTTTATTTTACCTCACAATAAAATACATTGTCAATAATAATTTTACAAATTTTCAGAAAAATGTTACAATAGTCTTATAACTTTTTTTAAATCGTATTTCGAATTCCGCTGTCCTTTTTGCAGATAGAATTTGGATACGTTTTTTTAATATCCTTTTTAAGCGCGGAAGAAAAAATAAAACAAATGTGCGAGCTTTGAAAGGAGTTAGTTGAATAAAATTATTTATTTTCTATCTAATAGTAAACGAATTTTTATTCCATAAGGAGGACTAGAATAATGAACCTAATCAATAAGAAAGTTACACACAAGCATTTTGGTACGGGTAGTATAGTTAAACAAAATGATTCTAGTATTGAAATACATTTCGCTTCGGAAAATAAAATGTTTGTTTTCCCTGATGTATTTGGAAAGTACTTAAAACTACATGATAAAAGTGATGCTCTTTCACTCGAAAAAATAATAAAGAAAAAGGAAATGGAACGAAAGGAGGAAGAATCGAAGAAAGAAGAGGAAAAAAAGCTACAACGTAAAAAAATCGAACTTCGCTGGGAACACGAAAAACTTATGAAAAATCATAAACTTCATCCCGAATCACAAATGGTTTTCTGGTGTGACACAGAAGAAAAGAATAGTTCCTTTTCTGAGTGGGAAGTTTTTTCAGGCGTATTAAAAAGTGGGAATAACAAAGGAAAGCCAAATAAACCGAGCCGCTTGCACCAAAATAGCGCTGTCCTATTAACAGCAATAGATTCCGGTATGCCTGAAAAAGACAGACGTATCTTAGGTGTCTATATGGTGAATGAAGATTTTATCGGTAAGCTTTGTATAGATGGAAATATTCCTGCTCATTCAAAATATAGAATTCAACTTACAGAACAGGAATCAGATCAGCTGCTTTTCTGGAAATATTATATAAATGAAAAATTCCCCGAAAAAATGACATGGAATACAGGTAAATACCGTTATTTTAAAAATTTATGGATGGCTCAAATTTTGCTTGATATCGTTTCGTTGAAAAGTGACCCAAATGAACGTGAATTGGCACAACAATTTTTTAAACATTTTTGTAAAATGAATCAGATAACAGCTCAAGAGTTACCAAAGCCTAATGGCGCATTAATGCGAATTTAGACGTTAGCCCAAAGCTAATAACAATGACAGGAGACTGACATATTCTCTCATCTATCACTAATGCTGAACAGTACCTTGCTCTGTTTGCTAATAAATATGTGATGTTAATATAATTATTTATCAAAAGCGAATTCTTATTATAGGATTCGCTCTTTTTGTATTAATGAAGTACATAAGCACCCTGATTATACAGAATTTAAAAATGATGGTACTATGAATAATTGATTGGGAACAAGCCTTTTGCAGACTATTTAAAAAATCGATTGACGTTATCTTATTCTCTAGCAATATTTTAAAATGTATGGACTAGAGATATAATTTTAGTTCTAAACGGTGGTGTAAAAAATGAAAAAAGTTTCAATTGATATTTTGATAATCATAATCGGGGCATTCTTCTTTGCACTTGGAGTCAACCTATTCGTTATTCCAAACAATTTAGGTGAAGGCGGTGTAACAGGTGTAACGATTATTCTTTATTATGTAATGGAATGGTCGCCTAGTATTGTCAGTCTTGTAATCAATGCCATCCTATTAGTGATTGGCTATCGATTCCTTAATAGGCAAACGATAATTTATACAATTATCGCCGTTGTCTTCAATTCCTTTTTCCTGCATTTAACAGAGCCTTGGTCGATTCAATCAGATGAAATTATGATTAATGCTATTTTTGGTGGGGTTTTTATTGGTGTTGGGATTGGATTAATTATCCGTGTTGGCGGTACTACAGCTGGCACGACTATTTTAGCGAGAATAGCGAATAAATTCCTCGGCTGGAATATTAGCTACGCGCTACTATTTTTCGATTTAATCGTCGCCTTTTCGTCCTATTTCATTATTGGCGCAGAAGCACTGATGCTGACGATTATGATGCTTTACATTGGGACAAAGGTGATGGAATTCGTCATTGAAGGTGTGAACCCTCAAAAAGCGGTGACCATCATTTCAAAAAATCCTAATGCCATTGCGGATCAAGTAAGCTATAAAATGAATCGTGGCGTAACAG containing:
- a CDS encoding response regulator transcription factor — protein: MISVLLADDHAIVRSGIKHMINSQTDMKVIDEAENGEEAVHKALEKSPDVIIMDLNMPKKSGLVATKQINEANNQVKIIVLTMHEGKEYLFHALQAGASSYLLKSYHENDLLEAIRTVYRGEAYLYPNATKLLLEEYMKKSVDDDSDLQKLTGREQEVLSYLAKGYTNREIGEKLFLSVKTIESHRSKIMDKLQLKTRPDLVEFAVKNGYLEFD
- a CDS encoding MarR family transcriptional regulator produces the protein MIRTGITLSTNLAQHLQVSTSAVSQLLNKLENQGYIERTINPKNRSIKFKKSRGA
- a CDS encoding GNAT family N-acetyltransferase, encoding MIRQLKKGEKLPMDLLLLADPSEQSVEKYIHKSEVYVAVENEDLIGVFVLLEIAPGKAELMNVAVAESHQGKGLGKALVLRAIEVAKMRRMQSMELGTGNSSIQQLALYQKCGFRMKEIHHDYFIDNYDEPIFENGIQCRDMVRLGIKLK
- a CDS encoding sensor histidine kinase; the encoded protein is MAALRKQEIKFIIVAIFALLLLFRFQMAHISGDVDTHFLLLHTLLELFSIFVSFSLFVQAWITYSTHRLKSQYFIGLVFLAVGCFDLAHTFTYKGMPFLDDEFSATRATWFWIVARLIESVGTALFVFRPNQMLFIKRGAGLWGTILFVSICTTTILLVPEKLPVLLNEQGVTGLKVSLEYVISATIFITFMTLLIRYIKSLQPALDLLRMIFALFIMMVGELFFTLYTHVYAIENLLGHCFKFIGYIYIYRAIYFPEIQQILTDKENAEKQQMEAELKLYEAEKSLSRQVFEAHEEERKRVSRELHDSIGQSLFSILVTLNTVKKEQSADKNEEILQTTKLMTQEAMKEVKEIARSLRPSTLDDLGFIPAVRSYLETYKQIHNISVHFEINKGIGRLKPEAETALYRICQEALNNTAKYANASEVFVSIKMDEDSVNLTIKDNGIGFCVEDYLKNAQRKGIGLYSIKERAEGVGGSAKFYSKANEGTTLEIFVPRNVDEKVENARFA
- a CDS encoding GAF domain-containing protein — translated: MITVEKSLFENQSAIIHMISSGMPLTKILTFIINSIENSCDSCSLYGSIMLYNPTLNQLGETVSSSLPTNFIKSMEPVEVSPYGGSCGAAAYLKQPVIVSDIETNPILEKYRNTAIVHGFRACFSIPLLSPNKELLGTIALYSRELGNPDEKTLCTTHFYSKLASMAIESSNGKFNILKSSI
- a CDS encoding YitT family protein; translated protein: MKKVSIDILIIIIGAFFFALGVNLFVIPNNLGEGGVTGVTIILYYVMEWSPSIVSLVINAILLVIGYRFLNRQTIIYTIIAVVFNSFFLHLTEPWSIQSDEIMINAIFGGVFIGVGIGLIIRVGGTTAGTTILARIANKFLGWNISYALLFFDLIVAFSSYFIIGAEALMLTIMMLYIGTKVMEFVIEGVNPQKAVTIISKNPNAIADQVSYKMNRGVTVLAGHGYYTKEQKEVLYIVISRQEVIKLKNIVKTVDPDAFIAVHDVRDVFGKGFIELSKS
- a CDS encoding malate synthase, producing the protein MNLINKKVTHKHFGTGSIVKQNDSSIEIHFASENKMFVFPDVFGKYLKLHDKSDALSLEKIIKKKEMERKEEESKKEEEKKLQRKKIELRWEHEKLMKNHKLHPESQMVFWCDTEEKNSSFSEWEVFSGVLKSGNNKGKPNKPSRLHQNSAVLLTAIDSGMPEKDRRILGVYMVNEDFIGKLCIDGNIPAHSKYRIQLTEQESDQLLFWKYYINEKFPEKMTWNTGKYRYFKNLWMAQILLDIVSLKSDPNERELAQQFFKHFCKMNQITAQELPKPNGALMRI
- a CDS encoding LacI family DNA-binding transcriptional regulator, whose translation is MVSSKDVAKYAGVSQTTVSRVLNTPERVKKPTLDKVLKAIEELNYIPDANARSLVQQRTKTIALLSGPLHNPFFVDTTTAIVNYATDHGYKVNVQFVNDKNLNEAYATAIATKVDGIILSCILYDDPIFDRLKDMNIPFITYNRKHKKNEQFVEIDNFEAGYLSAKHLIDQKHTQLAWVGGPLEVSTFKYRYEGFLKACNDYEIQLPQEYIIQTDTSKKCCFEALEKLMALENKPTAISTGSDSIALNILDYATKLGIAVPETLSIVGIDNVELSQYGSIQLTTVGSISERNLGLLAIEELIKLIENKKKSCNSITESVKVFPRSTTK